A genomic segment from Candidatus Omnitrophota bacterium encodes:
- a CDS encoding secretin N-terminal domain-containing protein: protein MKKNRLFLYIRGNKTAPFMAWMEFGRSVFRSRKSRALVRGASFFLIFYLLSIESSATQEVADKGGIASAAGVTISMDFQDASLKDILKILSIQSGLNFIASEAVQDRKITLFLDKVPLEGVMDKLFTANNLSYELDNKSNIFLVKDWGKPQTETITKVFYLKYATVSSSSLKAEMSDQIGSSSSSGGTSSSSGSSSSGGSSSSSDGKWAVEEDVGITKAVKKNLSESGYVVEDYRTNSLIVTDLPSRIPVIDKVIASLDVPIPQVMLEVEMLDVSKASTEKLGLKFGQTPLTFVLTGAKRSTDFPFSSTVLPYAAAKQMTPGSMSFATAYQVTLDFLKTQTDTKFLARPRLLTLNNETAEIKITTQEAVGEILTVSGESGNLSTTTEAERYETGVSLRVTPQINLETGEITMFIVPAVAEATASGITSSSGVKFYNPETRTTKSIVCVKDNETVVLGGLIRNKRTQTITKLPFLGDLPFIGKLFTHKDVDPGQERELLVFITPHIVKDTSIEFASVKKIEPLNLKREQSIGSALNRQMTIDSSLNSLEK, encoded by the coding sequence ATGAAAAAAAACAGATTATTTTTATACATTCGCGGCAACAAAACCGCGCCATTTATGGCGTGGATGGAGTTTGGCCGCTCAGTATTTCGCTCCAGGAAATCGCGGGCTTTAGTTCGCGGAGCTTCATTTTTCCTTATTTTTTATTTATTGTCTATAGAATCAAGCGCTACCCAGGAAGTTGCCGATAAAGGAGGCATAGCTTCCGCTGCCGGCGTAACCATATCCATGGATTTTCAGGACGCCAGCCTCAAGGACATATTAAAAATACTTTCTATCCAGTCAGGCCTGAATTTCATTGCTTCCGAGGCAGTGCAAGACAGAAAAATAACCTTGTTTTTAGATAAAGTGCCGCTTGAGGGGGTAATGGATAAGTTATTTACGGCAAATAATCTTTCTTACGAGCTGGACAACAAATCAAATATATTTTTGGTAAAAGACTGGGGCAAGCCCCAGACTGAAACCATTACTAAGGTGTTTTACCTTAAATATGCTACGGTTTCCTCCTCTTCCTTAAAAGCAGAGATGTCCGATCAGATAGGCAGCAGCAGTTCATCCGGAGGCACAAGTAGTAGCAGCGGCAGTAGTTCAAGCGGAGGGAGCAGTTCCAGTAGCGATGGCAAATGGGCAGTAGAAGAGGATGTAGGTATTACTAAGGCGGTAAAAAAGAACCTTTCAGAGAGCGGTTATGTAGTAGAAGATTACCGTACAAATAGTCTTATTGTTACTGATCTGCCTAGCCGTATACCGGTTATTGATAAAGTCATTGCCTCTTTGGATGTGCCTATACCTCAGGTGATGCTTGAGGTAGAGATGCTGGATGTGAGTAAAGCTAGTACCGAGAAGTTAGGGCTTAAATTCGGCCAGACGCCTTTGACCTTTGTATTAACCGGCGCTAAGCGAAGCACGGATTTTCCCTTCAGCTCTACTGTCCTGCCATACGCGGCAGCAAAACAAATGACACCCGGCAGTATGAGTTTTGCTACCGCATATCAAGTGACCTTAGATTTTTTAAAAACCCAGACTGATACAAAATTTTTAGCCCGGCCGCGCTTATTGACTTTAAATAATGAAACCGCAGAGATAAAGATTACCACCCAGGAGGCAGTAGGAGAAATACTAACTGTTTCCGGAGAGAGCGGTAATCTGAGCACTACTACTGAAGCAGAAAGATATGAGACCGGTGTTTCTCTGCGGGTTACCCCGCAGATTAATCTAGAAACCGGAGAGATAACTATGTTTATCGTACCGGCAGTAGCCGAGGCAACTGCCAGCGGTATTACCAGCAGTTCGGGCGTCAAATTTTATAATCCTGAAACCAGGACTACCAAATCCATTGTCTGCGTCAAAGATAATGAAACAGTAGTGTTAGGAGGGTTAATACGCAATAAAAGAACCCAGACCATTACCAAATTACCCTTTTTGGGCGATCTGCCTTTCATCGGGAAATTATTTACCCATAAAGACGTAGACCCGGGCCAGGAACGCGAATTGCTGGTGTTTATTACTCCGCATATAGTAAAAGATACAAGCATAGAATTTGCCAGCGTAAAAAAAATAGAGCCTCTTAATCTTAAGCGGGAACAAAGCATTGGTTCCGCACTCAACCGTCAGATGACCATAGATTCAAGCCTGAATAGCCTGGAAAAATAA
- a CDS encoding GspE/PulE family protein → MPAREKYLRLGELLLKEGIITEAQLEKAITVQRQEGGRLGEILVKLGILKEDQTVAILSKQLNIPYYGMGSDLKPTMGENLEQLIPKDFALRNMVLPLSRTLRSLTIAMADPLDLILIDNLRKLTDCEINPVIATRTDITKGIEGFYGKSKMFEEAVEASYGGAREISETEAEEATDQELSLDRLIARAEEAPVVKLVDLIIRQAIDERASDIHIEPFKERISLRYRIDGKLYEIPPPAKQLHLPIISRIKILSKLDIAEKRLPQDGAFLVKLEDRPIDIRVSTVPTIYGEKIVMRLLDRSVVVLNLDQMGFEAKQLELIRRAINLPYGLVLITGPTGSGKTTTLYAILSEIKSPSKNIVTVEDPVEYKLDGINQVQVKPEIGLTFANALRSFLRQDPDIMLVGETRDLETAQICIRSALTGHMVFSTLHTNDAPSAITRLIDIGIEPYMVAPSLLAVFAQRLVRKLCPDCKEAYEPTLEATGGVKIKADLIYKPRGCSKCGQIGYKGRTCVCEVMVINEQIRNLISQAASFQKIRDAAKEAGMFTLYDSAIKKIEDGITSLEEGLAVTLGAE, encoded by the coding sequence ATGCCTGCCAGAGAAAAATATCTAAGATTAGGCGAGCTCCTCCTTAAAGAGGGCATTATCACCGAGGCGCAATTAGAAAAGGCCATCACTGTGCAGAGGCAGGAGGGCGGGCGCTTAGGCGAAATTTTAGTGAAGTTAGGCATACTCAAAGAAGACCAGACCGTCGCCATCTTAAGCAAGCAGCTGAATATCCCCTATTATGGTATGGGTAGCGACTTAAAACCGACCATGGGAGAGAATTTAGAGCAGCTTATCCCTAAAGATTTTGCGCTAAGGAATATGGTGCTTCCTTTATCGCGCACCTTAAGGTCGCTGACCATAGCCATGGCTGACCCCTTGGACCTTATCCTTATTGATAACTTAAGAAAACTTACGGATTGCGAAATTAATCCGGTAATTGCCACCAGAACTGATATTACCAAGGGTATTGAGGGTTTTTACGGCAAGTCTAAAATGTTTGAGGAAGCAGTAGAGGCCTCTTATGGCGGGGCCAGGGAGATTTCGGAAACCGAAGCAGAAGAAGCTACGGACCAGGAGTTGAGCCTGGATAGGCTGATTGCCCGCGCAGAAGAAGCGCCGGTAGTCAAGCTCGTAGATTTGATTATCCGCCAGGCCATTGATGAGCGCGCTTCCGATATCCACATAGAACCCTTTAAGGAAAGGATCTCTTTACGTTACCGTATCGACGGAAAATTATATGAGATCCCGCCGCCGGCCAAGCAGCTGCACTTACCGATTATCTCGCGTATCAAGATATTGAGTAAATTAGATATTGCCGAGAAGCGCCTTCCCCAGGACGGGGCATTCTTAGTGAAGTTAGAGGACCGGCCTATAGACATCAGGGTATCTACGGTCCCTACGATATACGGGGAAAAAATAGTAATGAGATTATTAGATAGAAGCGTTGTGGTTTTAAACCTGGACCAGATGGGTTTTGAGGCCAAGCAATTAGAACTCATCCGCCGCGCCATAAATTTGCCTTATGGCCTGGTTTTGATCACCGGCCCCACCGGCAGCGGAAAGACCACCACCTTATACGCTATCTTAAGCGAGATAAAAAGCCCGAGCAAGAATATTGTGACCGTTGAGGACCCGGTAGAATACAAATTAGACGGGATTAACCAGGTCCAGGTAAAGCCCGAGATAGGGCTTACCTTTGCTAATGCCCTGCGCAGTTTCTTAAGGCAGGACCCGGATATAATGTTAGTGGGCGAGACCCGCGATTTGGAAACCGCCCAGATTTGCATCCGTTCGGCCTTAACCGGGCATATGGTATTTAGTACCCTGCATACTAATGACGCGCCTTCGGCAATAACCCGGCTTATTGATATCGGCATTGAGCCTTATATGGTCGCGCCATCGCTTTTAGCAGTATTCGCCCAACGTTTAGTCAGAAAATTATGCCCGGATTGTAAGGAGGCATATGAGCCTACTTTAGAAGCAACCGGAGGCGTAAAAATCAAGGCGGATTTAATCTATAAGCCCAGGGGTTGCAGTAAATGCGGCCAAATCGGCTATAAAGGCAGGACCTGCGTTTGCGAGGTAATGGTAATCAATGAGCAGATCAGGAATTTGATTAGCCAGGCTGCTTCCTTTCAGAAGATCAGGGATGCGGCTAAGGAAGCAGGCATGTTCACCCTTTATGACTCAGCCATAAAAAAAATTGAAGACGGAATTACTTCTTTAGAGGAAGGCCTCGCCGTGACCCTGGGGGCAGAATAA
- a CDS encoding type II secretion system F family protein yields the protein MARFTYTARDNKGERLSGSEEAVSLDELTSRLQAKGLTVININILPEAKEEKSALKPEAKEKKRRYRHSRVSSDDLVIFSRQLAALLGSGVTILKSIDIISKQVYSRKLYNTLKEIEGNLEGGLSFHEAIAKQSDVFADLWVNLAESGEASGNLAVVLGRLATYLEVRAAFKKKIVSALVYPVILMFAGIGALLFLTLKIIPTFAELFKSFNVTLPTLTRIIISFSNFLQKYFLVIIGIIVVFSFIFKRYIKTKEGRRNFERFQLSLPVFGEFFRALIVERFSSEMSTLIESGVPLLYSLEITEHSVSSLTMEEIVRQIKEDVREGKPLNSSLDKSGFFEPMVIQMVAIGEEIGELPQMFKRINTFYMEYTETFLTRFTAMFEPLMLIFMGGVIGLMVAGIFLPIFQLTQMR from the coding sequence ATGGCAAGGTTTACTTATACGGCCAGAGACAATAAAGGTGAACGGCTTAGCGGTTCGGAAGAAGCGGTATCTTTAGATGAACTCACCAGCCGCCTTCAGGCAAAAGGTTTAACAGTAATAAATATAAATATCCTGCCCGAAGCCAAAGAAGAAAAATCTGCTCTTAAGCCGGAAGCAAAAGAAAAAAAACGCCGGTACCGCCATAGCCGCGTTAGCAGCGATGATTTGGTTATTTTTTCCCGGCAATTAGCCGCTCTTTTAGGTTCAGGGGTAACGATTCTAAAGAGCATAGATATCATTTCTAAACAGGTATACAGCCGTAAATTATATAATACGCTTAAAGAAATAGAAGGCAATTTAGAAGGAGGCTTAAGTTTTCACGAAGCCATAGCCAAACAATCGGACGTATTTGCCGATTTATGGGTTAATCTGGCAGAAAGCGGTGAAGCCAGCGGAAACTTAGCCGTAGTTTTAGGCCGTTTAGCTACTTATTTGGAGGTAAGGGCTGCCTTTAAGAAGAAGATTGTCTCTGCTTTGGTTTATCCGGTTATCCTGATGTTTGCCGGAATCGGCGCGTTGCTTTTTTTGACCTTAAAAATCATCCCTACCTTTGCCGAATTGTTCAAGTCCTTTAATGTCACCCTGCCCACGCTCACCAGGATAATTATCTCCTTTAGCAACTTTCTTCAGAAATATTTTCTGGTTATTATAGGTATCATTGTTGTGTTTTCTTTTATATTCAAAAGGTATATCAAGACCAAAGAAGGGAGAAGGAACTTTGAACGGTTCCAATTGAGTTTGCCGGTGTTTGGCGAGTTTTTCCGCGCCCTTATCGTAGAGAGGTTTTCTTCGGAGATGTCCACCCTGATTGAAAGCGGGGTGCCCCTCTTGTATTCGCTGGAGATCACCGAACACAGCGTAAGCAGTTTAACCATGGAAGAAATCGTGCGCCAGATAAAAGAGGATGTGCGTGAAGGCAAACCCTTAAACAGCAGTTTAGATAAGAGCGGTTTTTTTGAGCCGATGGTCATCCAGATGGTCGCTATCGGGGAGGAAATCGGGGAATTGCCCCAGATGTTCAAGCGTATTAATACCTTTTATATGGAATACACCGAGACCTTTTTGACCCGCTTTACCGCGATGTTTGAGCCGCTGATGTTGATATTTATGGGCGGGGTAATCGGGCTGATGGTCGCCGGGATATTTTTGCCCATATTCCAGCTCACCCAGATGAGATAG
- a CDS encoding type II secretion system protein, with product MKKGFTLLELIVVMIIIGILATLGIQQYARATERARGAEARQVLGQIRTTAAGFRLQNGNSCAGFGNDQAGIGTETDRIPIDCTRATHYFRYGVTAATADAIILTATRCTGTNGKQPGASTAFQLTLNTDFVLGTDTWAGNGGY from the coding sequence ATGAAAAAAGGTTTTACGCTCTTAGAACTAATCGTAGTCATGATCATCATCGGTATCCTGGCTACCTTAGGTATCCAGCAATACGCCCGGGCAACAGAGAGGGCAAGAGGCGCTGAGGCCAGGCAGGTTTTAGGCCAGATCCGCACTACTGCCGCAGGATTTCGCTTACAGAATGGAAATAGTTGTGCAGGGTTTGGGAATGACCAGGCTGGTATTGGCACTGAGACTGACCGGATTCCCATAGATTGCACCAGAGCGACACACTATTTCAGGTATGGGGTTACAGCCGCTACCGCAGATGCTATTATTCTTACTGCTACACGTTGCACAGGAACTAACGGCAAACAACCGGGCGCTTCAACAGCTTTTCAACTCACTCTAAATACTGACTTTGTATTGGGCACTGATACCTGGGCCGGAAACGGCGGGTATTAA
- a CDS encoding prepilin-type N-terminal cleavage/methylation domain-containing protein — protein sequence MKKGFTLLELIVVMIIIGILATLGIQQYARATERARGAEARQILGQIRSTAAGYYLQNGTCVGFNDTLAGIGGNPDQIPTGCRATHYFNYYINIGYLTTDVMRATATRCIGGRGKPPSASTAFQLTLTTNFANGNDTWGGNGGY from the coding sequence ATGAAAAAAGGTTTTACGCTCTTAGAGTTAATCGTGGTCATGATCATTATTGGTATCCTGGCTACTTTAGGTATCCAGCAATACGCCCGGGCAACAGAGAGGGCCAGAGGCGCTGAAGCCAGGCAGATTTTAGGCCAGATCCGCAGCACTGCCGCAGGGTATTATTTACAGAATGGAACTTGCGTAGGGTTTAATGATACATTAGCGGGTATTGGCGGGAATCCTGACCAGATCCCTACCGGATGCAGGGCAACACACTATTTTAATTATTATATTAATATCGGATATCTGACTACGGACGTTATGCGGGCTACTGCTACCCGTTGCATAGGAGGTAGGGGTAAACCGCCGAGCGCTTCAACAGCTTTTCAACTCACTCTGACTACTAATTTTGCTAATGGCAATGACACCTGGGGCGGAAACGGCGGGTATTAA
- a CDS encoding prepilin-type N-terminal cleavage/methylation domain-containing protein — MKKGFTLLELIVVMIIIGILATLGIQQYARATERARGAEARQILGQIRSTAAGYYLQNRTCVGFNDAAAGLGGNPDQIPRACRATHYFYYFINTVNADGIFVAAVRCSGTDNGKQPGAASVDRVLTLTTNFANGVDTWSGNGGY, encoded by the coding sequence ATGAAAAAAGGTTTTACGCTCTTAGAGTTAATCGTGGTCATGATCATTATTGGTATCCTGGCTACTTTAGGTATCCAGCAATACGCCCGGGCAACAGAGAGGGCCAGAGGCGCTGAAGCCAGGCAGATTTTAGGCCAGATCCGCAGCACTGCCGCAGGGTATTATTTACAGAATAGAACTTGCGTAGGGTTTAATGATGCAGCAGCTGGTCTTGGCGGGAATCCTGACCAGATCCCCAGGGCATGCAGGGCAACCCACTATTTTTATTATTTCATTAATACTGTAAATGCGGACGGTATTTTTGTTGCTGCTGTGCGTTGCTCAGGAACTGATAACGGTAAACAGCCGGGTGCTGCTTCTGTTGATCGCGTCCTTACTCTAACTACTAACTTTGCTAATGGTGTTGATACCTGGTCCGGAAACGGCGGGTATTAA